The following are encoded together in the Salvia hispanica cultivar TCC Black 2014 chromosome 6, UniMelb_Shisp_WGS_1.0, whole genome shotgun sequence genome:
- the LOC125193454 gene encoding probable disease resistance protein At1g58390, translated as MAESLANVCLETLRDLLVEETKFLLSVSGDVEKVKRDLRSIHALLKKADRDRSDSPTLKSCISELKDLAFKAENMLETYHVEVQSKREGRRSLKEKFRRYICIISECCSIHKVGNEARDIISALADLTKKLDSEFGQKSSPVSEEEDERQRELRQIYAHDVDADFVGMEKEIELLVSKVKDETRTKRVVKIYGMGGLGKTTLAKKVYNHADLQSYARALVCITQKFQLKAVFGEILEQFDSSAQIRGMTKRELVARISNFCEERKCLVVIDDIWEIDDWEIIRQAFPPNCNVILTTRNKDIANQQSEPYKLRFLTEDEGHGEGVGKYERVNQVLELSYDALPYYLKPCFLYLACFPEDHKIDTEKLYLLWMAEGFISYQDKGPNETLRDVAQRYLTELGMRCMVQLHRDEYYSPLNKFDTCGLHDLMHDLCSSKAEEEKFLKRIDASKYLTDILSPTQTRLVIPPSIGNSISRLAISCDFEREVSGINGLEEVKGLRSFILLQKSYGMIDFKESTIDFKMSQYLRIFVVEGCEFEGGKLPIKMCEDEKTKASVSPISWHRSDWRGETKTRWATRVGDIRMDQQ; from the exons atgGCAGAATCTCTTGCAAATGTGTGTCTGGAAACCCTTCGTGATTTGCTGGTTGAAGAAACCAAGTTTTTGCTTAGTGTGAGTGGTGATGTTGAGAAAGTGAAAAGAGATTTGAGAAGCATCCATGCCTTGTTGAAGAAGGCTGATAGAGATAGAAGCGATTCTCCAACTCTAAAGAGTTGCATTTCCGAACTCAAAGATCTTGCTTTCAAGGCTGAGAATATGCTTGAAACATACCACGTTGAAGTTCAATCCAAAAGAGAAGGGCGGAGAAGCCTCAAAGAAAAATTCCGAAGGTACATTTGCATCATTAGTGAGTGTTGCAGTATCCACAAGGTTGGGAATGAGGCTCGCGACATAATATCTGCCCTGGCCGACCTCACTAAAAAGTTAGACTCGGAGTTTGGACAAAAAAGCTCACCTGTTtcggaggaggaggatgagaGGCAGCGCGAGTTGAGACAGATATATGCTCACGACGTGGATGCTGATTTCGTGGGCATGGAAAAAGAAATCGAGCTTTTGGTCTCCAAGGTGAAGGACGAAACCAGAACAAAACGAGTAGTGAAGATATATGGGATGGGTGGTCTCGGAAAAACTACTCTCGCCAAAAAGGTGTACAACCACGCAGACCTCCAATCTTACGCTCGAGCATTGGTTTGCATCACCCAAAAGTTTCAACTTAAGGCGGTTTTTGGTGAGATTTTGGAACAATTTGATAGCAGCGCACAAATTCGTGGCATGACAAAACGCGAATTGGTGGCAAGAATCTCTAATTTTTGCGAGGAGAGGAAATGTCTGGTGGTGATTGATGATATTTGGGAAATTGATGATTGGGAGATCATAAGGCAAGCTTTTCCGCCGAATTGTAATGTAATTCTCACCACTCGCAATAAGGATATTGCTAATCAACAATCTGAACCTTACAAGCTGAGATTTCTAACCGAAGATGAAGG GCATGGAGAAGGTGTTGGAAAATATGAAAGAGTAAATCAGGTGTTGGAGTTAAGCTATGATGCCTTGCCTTATTACTTGAAACCATGCTTCCTCTATTTAGCATGTTTTCCCGAGGATCACAAGATTGATACAGAGAAATTGTATTTATTGTGGATGGCGGAAGGCTTCATTTCATACCAAGATAAAGGACCTAACGAGACTCTAAGAGATGTGGCCCAAAGATATCTAACTGAACTTGGTATGAGGTGTATGGTTCAACTCCATAGAGATGAGTACTACTCTCCACTTAACAAGTTCGATACATGTGGGCTTCATGATTTGATGCATGATCTCTGCTCTTCTAaagctgaagaagaaaagtTTCTGAAGCGCATTGATGCTTCTAAATATCTGACCGACATTCTTTCACCAACTCAAACAAGGTTAGTAATACCTCCATCCATTGGCAATTCCATAAGCAGATTAGCCATCAGTTGTGACTTCGAGCGTGAAGTGTCAGGTATAAATGGGTTAGAGGAAGTTAAAGGTCTTAGATCATTTATACTTCTCCAAAAGTCTTATGGTATGATTGACTTCAAAGAGAGTACGATTGACTTTAAGATGTCGCAATACTTGAGGATATTTGTGGTAGAAGGTTGTGAGTTTGAAGGGGGAAAGTTACCAATCAAG ATGTGTGAAGATGAAAAGACTAAAGCATCTGTTTCTCCCATTTCATGgcatagaagtgattggagggGAGAAACTAAGACTAGATGGGCTACACGAGTTGGAGACATTAGAATGGATCAGCAGTGA